The stretch of DNA CAGGCACCCGCACCGACGACCACGGCGGCAGCCGCGAGATACTGCATCACCGCCCGTCGTAGGCGGATGCCGGGATATTGCTCGGTCACTTCTTCCGCGAAGGACGCCATTTGCTCGCGTTCATAAAGGAACACGGCGCGCATGGAAAACATGTACAGGAGGCCGAGCAGGGGGGAGTAAAGTCCGACCCAGCCCAGCGCCGGTACGATGTCCTTGTCGGCCAGCAACAGGTTGATGCCCACCAGGCCGAGCAGGATGATGCCGAAGCCCGCCGAGAGCAGATGGCCCTGGCTGGCGCGGCGGTAGACCGATTCGTGCCGGTGCAGGAAATCCAGGGCGACGAGGATGGCGAGGTTGAATACGCAGCTTCCCAGCACGTCGCCGGCGGCGATGTCCGGAGCCGCCGCGACGGTGACCGCGCTGACGCCGGTGATCAGTTCGGGAAGAGATGTCGCCGTGGCCAGCAGGATCAGGCCGATCCAGCTCCCGGACAGGCCGGTCTTTTCCGCGATCACATCGCCGTAGCGGGAGAGCCGGAACCCCGCCATGCCGATGAGCGCGGCGCACAACAGGAATTCCGCCCAGGGAATCAGCAATTCCGGCGCAGCCATCCGGCGGCCTTGTTCCCGTTCGCTAGGACGCCGCTTCGCGGATGATGGCTTTGACTTCCTCGCCGCTCACGACTTCCTTTTCCTTGAGCAGGGCGGCGAGCTTGTCCAGCGTGGCGCGGCGCTGGGTGAGGATTTCGCGCACGCGCTGCAATCCTTCCTCGACCAGCTTCCTCACCTCGTTGTCGATCAGCCGTGCCGTTTCCTCGCTGAAGTTGCGTTCCTCGGCACCTTCGATATTGAGATAGGCCAGCTGCTGGCGGCGGCCGTAGGTGAGGGGGCCGAGCACCTTGCTCATCCCCAGGCTGCAGACCATGGTGCGGGCGATTTCCGAAGCCTTTTCCAGGTCATTCTGGGCGCCGCTGGAGGACTCTCCGAATACCAGTTCCTCCGCGGTGCGGCCGCCGAGCAGGATGGCGATCTGGTCCTTCAGCTCCTGTTCGGTCGACAGGAACTTCTCCTCCACCGGGAGCTGGAGGGTGAAACCCAAGGCCGCCGCCCCACGGGGAATGATCGAGACCTTGTGCACGGGTTCGCCGGTAGGCACGATTTCGGCGACCAGGGCATGGCCGGATTCGTGCACCGCCACGCGGTGTTTCTCGGCGTCGCTGAGCAAGCGGCTCTTCTTCTCCGGTCCGGCCAGGATGCGGTCGATGGCGGCTTCGAAATCCGCCATGCCGATCGCCGTCTTGTTGGCGCGCACGGCGATGATGGCGGCTTCGTTGGCGGCATTGGCCAGATCGGCGCCGACGAAGCCGGGCGTGCGCTGGGCGACGACGCGCAGGTCGACGTCCTGGTCGAGCTTCATTTTTTGGGTATGCAGCCTGAGGATCGCGACGCGGTCCTCCAGTCCCGGCTTGTCCACCACGATCTGGCGATCGAAGCGGCCGGAGCGGAGCAGGGCCTTGTCCAGGATTTCCGGGCGGTTGGTGGCCGCCATCACGGCGACCCCGACCGAGGGGTCGAAGCCGTCCATTTCGGTCAGCAGCTGGTTGAGGGTCTGCTCGCGCTCGTCGTGGCCGCCCATCACCACCGGACCGCCGCGGGAGCGGCCGATGGCGTCCAACTCGTCGATGAAGATGATGCAAGGCGCGTTCTGGCGGGCTTGTTCGAACAGGTCGCGCACGCGGGCCGCGCCGACACCGACGAACAGTTCGATGAATTCCGAGCCGCTGATGTTGAAGAACGGCACCCCGGCTTCGCCCGCCACGGCGCGGGCCAGCAGGGTCTTACCGGTGCCGGGTGGACCGACCAGCAGCACGCCCTTGGGCATGCGCCCGCCCAAGCTCTGGATGCGGGTGGGGTTCTGCAGGAACTCGATCGTTTCCCGCAGCTCCTGCTTGGCCTCGTCGGCCCCGGCCACGTCGCCGAAAGTGACCTTGGCGGCGGTATCGGCCTGGATCTTGGTCTTCTTGCCGATGCTCAGGAAACCCCGCCCGCCGGTCATGCGCCGCGCCATCCAGGTCCAGAACAGGGTCAGCAGGGCGATCGGTACGACCCAGTTGAAGATCAGGTTGCTGAACCAGTTGCTGCCGTAGCGGACCGTGTATTTCACGCCCTTTTTTTCCAGTTCGGCGGCGAGTTCGTGGTTCCACAGCGGCACGGTGATGAAGGCTCTGGGCGATTCGCCTTCGGCTTCGGGCTTGAGGGTGCCCGAAATGGCCTGCTCGGTGACCACGGCCTCTTCCACCTTTCCTTCGGA from Methylococcus geothermalis encodes:
- a CDS encoding sodium:calcium antiporter; the protein is MAAPELLIPWAEFLLCAALIGMAGFRLSRYGDVIAEKTGLSGSWIGLILLATATSLPELITGVSAVTVAAAPDIAAGDVLGSCVFNLAILVALDFLHRHESVYRRASQGHLLSAGFGIILLGLVGINLLLADKDIVPALGWVGLYSPLLGLLYMFSMRAVFLYEREQMASFAEEVTEQYPGIRLRRAVMQYLAAAAVVVGAGAWLPSIGTALAETMGWHKSFVGTLFIAAATSMPELSVTIGAVRIRAVDMAIANLLGSNLFNVCILAVDDLAFLPGPLLSHVSPVHALSAFSAMVMTGIFIVGLLYRANTRLFRTVGWVSIALLLVYLGNAYVLYLHDR
- the ftsH gene encoding ATP-dependent zinc metalloprotease FtsH yields the protein MAKNTQNSTPPRKLFDTLSDFWQRVKSEAGISGEGPDGIRRRNNMILYLLLVLSTLYLLNGYQTLRNEEIPYSEFLKAVSEGKVEEAVVTEQAISGTLKPEAEGESPRAFITVPLWNHELAAELEKKGVKYTVRYGSNWFSNLIFNWVVPIALLTLFWTWMARRMTGGRGFLSIGKKTKIQADTAAKVTFGDVAGADEAKQELRETIEFLQNPTRIQSLGGRMPKGVLLVGPPGTGKTLLARAVAGEAGVPFFNISGSEFIELFVGVGAARVRDLFEQARQNAPCIIFIDELDAIGRSRGGPVVMGGHDEREQTLNQLLTEMDGFDPSVGVAVMAATNRPEILDKALLRSGRFDRQIVVDKPGLEDRVAILRLHTQKMKLDQDVDLRVVAQRTPGFVGADLANAANEAAIIAVRANKTAIGMADFEAAIDRILAGPEKKSRLLSDAEKHRVAVHESGHALVAEIVPTGEPVHKVSIIPRGAAALGFTLQLPVEEKFLSTEQELKDQIAILLGGRTAEELVFGESSSGAQNDLEKASEIARTMVCSLGMSKVLGPLTYGRRQQLAYLNIEGAEERNFSEETARLIDNEVRKLVEEGLQRVREILTQRRATLDKLAALLKEKEVVSGEEVKAIIREAAS